A genomic stretch from Helianthus annuus cultivar XRQ/B chromosome 1, HanXRQr2.0-SUNRISE, whole genome shotgun sequence includes:
- the LOC110877369 gene encoding protein ECERIFERUM 26-like translates to MYLSKEKMVSSKEQNSIYDIKISTVSAGCISGHDAVQELTAMDLAMKLHYLRFVYYFKTPMFDGFTILKIKETMFNWLNHAYIPCGRFRRTDAGRPFIKCNDSGVRLLEAKCHLSLDEWLESKDDSRHKLLVPNQVLGPDLAYSPLVSIQLTDFKCGGKSVGMSWSHVLGDAFSAVGFINLWAQAIAGHYPAHPLTMAQQQNQAHDFQNPNPNLDPLSVKRVDPVGDLWSTSNNSKMETFSFNISTSDLTRLQAQIGGTKVDQRVLEFECICVVIWQCLSKVRDGSGPRAVTICRNYLRNRNKGTITNESQTISLVKTDTPIGDYKPLELVSLIIDKADDDRMEIKKAIDRDDELPDFLIYGANLTFVDLSDASFYEMEVRGQKPVYVNCCIDNIGDEGVVLVLPTRKGSLDGRIISVTLPENQVLELKSVLKEDWGIA, encoded by the exons ATGTATCTTTCTAAGGAAAAAATGGTGTCATCAAAGGAACAAAACTCCATTTACGACATCAAAATCTCCACGGTCTCAGCCGGATGTATATCCGGACATGATGCGGTTCAGGAGCTAACCGCAATGGACCTAGCCATGAAGCTTCACTATCTCCGATTTGTCTACTACTTCAAAACCCCGATGTTTGATGGTTTCACCATCTTGAAGATTAAAGAAACTATGTTCAATTGGTTAAACCACGCCTACATCCCTTGTGGTCGGTTTAGGAGGACAGACGCTGGTCGACCTTTCATTAAATGCAATGATAGTGGGGTGCGACTCCTTGAGGCTAAGTGTCATCTGAGCCTTGATGAATGGCTCGAATCTAAAGATGATTCGAGACACAAGCTTCTTGTTCCTAACCAAGTTCTTGGCCCTGATTTGGCCTACTCTCCATTGGTTTCAATACAG TTAACAGATTTTAAGTGTGGTGGCAAATCAGTTGGTATGAGTTGGTCCCATGTGCTTGGGGATGCTTTTTCAGCAGTGGGCTTCATCAACTTGTGGGCCCAGGCGATTGCAGGCCATTACCCAGCCCACCCACTCACTATGGCCCAACAACAAAATCAAGCCCATGATTTCcaaaacccaaacccaaacctaGATCCACTCTCAGTAAAACGGGTTGACCCGGTAGGAGACCTTTGGTCTACTTCAAATAACTCTAAAATGGAAACATTTTCCTTTAATATCTCAACATCCGATTTGACTCGGTTACAAGCACAAATAGGTGGAACGAAAGTTGATCAACGCGTTCTCGAGTTTGAGTGCATTTGTGTTGTAATTTGGCAATGTTTGTCAAAAGTAAGAGATGGGTCAGGACCAAGGGCTGTGACTATATGCCGAAATTACTTGAGAAACCGAAATAAAGGGACCATCACGAATGAAAGTCAAACCATCAGTTTGGTCAAAACCGACACTCCTATAGGAGATTATAAACCACTAGAACTAGTGTCTCTAATTATCGACAAAGCAGATGATGACCGAATGGAGATCAAAAAAGCAATCGATAGAGATGATGAGCTTCCCGATTTTCTCATATACGGGGCAAATTTGACTTTCGTAGATTTGAGTGACGCCTCATTTTATGAGATGGAAGTAAGAGGACAAAAACCCGTTTATGTAAATTGTTGTATCGATAATATTGGTGATGAAGGGGTTGTTCTGGTTCTCCCAACGCGGAAAGGTTCTTTAGATGGAAGGATTATAAGTGTGACATTGCCGGAAAATCAAGTACTTGAGCTTAAATCAGTGCTTAAAGAAGACTGGGGCATTGCATGA
- the LOC110877361 gene encoding splicing regulatory glutamine/lysine-rich protein 1 isoform X2 → MADRNLAVVKPIWMKQAEEAKIKSDAEKDAAAKAAFEATFKDVENNREPAALSDSDGDEEEDLSNKPIGPVEPSKSTAAGTGVAGGTACAPSSFVVVTKDADGRKVPNGGAQVKVKVSPGVGVGGSEQEGIVKDMGDGTYTVTYVVPKRGNYMLDVECDGKPIMGSPFPVFFSAGTTTGGLMGFAPQLNYPNMVNQTMPNMPNYSGSVSGAFPGLLGIIPGIVPSASGGVVLPGIGASLGEVCREYLNGRCVKTDCKFNHPPHSLLMTALASTSTMGTLSQAPMAPSAAAMAAAQAIVAAQALQAHASSAQAQSSKDASEDKAAKADSLKKTLQISNLSPLLTVDQLKQIFGFCGTVVECSITDSKHFAYIEYSKPEEATAALALNNMDVLGRPLNVEMAKSLPQKPASNSALNSSLPMVMQQAVAMQQMQFQQALLMQQTMNAQQAANRAATMKTATELAAARAAEISMKLKAEGIIGNDDEPVKTLRSPSPVPARSRSKSKSPISYNRRRRSRSFSPHHRVRGYRSRSPIRSRHYSSYEYDRRSFRDYRGGSDRSRRGDYGRSNDRHSYRNRSRSVSPVTRKSYRDGSGSPKRRHESPAHRSKKSSRGGSRSPVSHRDDQSKEKHRRRSRSASLEVKHRSSDKTDHSREEKEKSKRRDRRRSRSKSLEIKHGSGDKSGDTKHRDRRRSRSASADEKHHRSLDGGKSKHRRRSRSRSPEDNHRSSGKTDRNRKEKSRSKYHSRRQSRSASPEVKRHKESRKSPGCSDEHKPKHRRRSRSRSRSRSKSAERNQLNNRDDGSGPEVKRHKESRKSPGRSDEHKPKHRRRSRSRSRSRSKSAERDQLNNRDDVSGDANYNENRLKDIKDDADFKSEVYRNVERDDETAEDV, encoded by the exons ATGGCTGATCGTAACTTGGCGGTGGTGAAGCCAATATGGATGAAGCAAGCAGAAGAGGCAAAAATAAAGAGCGATGCTGAGAAAGACGCTGCAGCAAAGGCGGCTTTCGAGGCTACCTTCAAAGACGTTGAGAACAATCGAGAGCCTGCTGCTTTGTCGGATAGTGATGGCGATGAAGAAGAGGATTTGAGTAACAAGCCTATTGGACCGGTGGAACCGTCGAAGAGCACGGCTGCTGGGACTGGTGTTGCTGGAGGAACTGCGTGTGCACCGTCTTCGTTTGTGGTTGTTACGAAGGATGCAGATGGTCGTAAAGTACCCAACGGTGGAGCCCAGGTTAAGGTGAAGGTTTCGCCTGGTGTCGGTGTTGGCGGGTCTGAACAAGAAGGTATTGTTAAGGATATGGGTGATGGGACCTACACTGTTACTTATGTGGTTCCGAAGAGAGGGAATTACATGCTGGATGTTGAGTGTGATGGGAAGCCTATTATGGGAAGCCCGTTTCCAGTTTTCTTCAGTGCAG GCACAACTACAGGAGGGCTTATGGGTTTTGCCCCACAATTGAATTACCCGAATATGGTTAACCAAACTATGCCAAACATGCCGAATTACTCGGGTTCCGTTTCAGGGGCGTTTCCCGGACTGCTCGGTATAATTCCGGGTATTGTTCCTAGTGCTTCGGGTGGGGTTGTTTTGCCCGGTATTGGAGCATCACTTGGGGAAGTTTGCAGAGAATACTTGAACGGACGATGTGTAAAAACGGATTGCAAGTTCAATCATCCACCGCACAGTCTGCTGATGACTGCTTTGGCTTCCACAAGCACCATGGGTACTCTTAGTCAAGCGCCAATGGCACCGTCTGCTGCTGCAATGGCAGCTGCTCAGGCCATTGTTGCCGCTCAAGCACTTCAAGCGCATGCTTCCAGTGCACAAGCCCAGTCGTCTAAAGACGCGTCTG AAGATAAGGCAGCAAAGGCTGATTCTTTAAAGAAAACTCTACAAATTAGTAATCTCAGCCCACTGCTTACCGTAGATCAACTAAAACAGATTTTTGGTTTTTGTGGTACAGTTGTCGAGTGTAGTATCACAGATTCAAAGCATTTTGCTTACATAGAATATTCAAAACCCGAAGAAGCAACAGCTGCACTTGCGTTAAACAACATGGATGTTTTAGGTCGTCCATTGAATGTCGAAATGGCAAAATCGTTACCTCAGAAACCTGCCAGTAATTCCGCTCTTAATTCTTCTTTGCCAATGGTGATGCAGCAGGCTGTTGCAATGCAACAAATGCAATTTCAACAGGCTCTTTTAATGCAGCAAACCATGAACGCACAGCAGGCAGCTAATCGAGCTGCAACTATGAAGACCGCAACAGAATTGGCTGCTGCTAGAGCTGCAGAAATAAGTATGAAATTAAAAGCTGAAGGGATTATCGGAAATGATGATGAACCAGTTAAAACTCTCAG GTCACCTTCACCGGTCCCTGCAAGGTCAAGATCCAAATCGAAGTCTCCCATAAGCTATAATAGAAGGCGTAGGTCCCGCTCTTTTTCTCCACATCATCGCGTGAGGGGTTATAGATCCAGGTCACCTATAAGATCTCGCCATTACTCTAGTTATGAATATGACAGACGGTCTTTTCGGGATTACAGGGGCGGTAGTGATAGAAGTAGAAGAGGTGATTACGGCAGATCAAACGATCGACACTCGTATAGGAACCGAAGCAGGAGTGTGAGCCCTGTTACCAGAAAATCATACCGTGATGGGTCAGGATCTCCGAAACGTCGTCATGAAAGCCCAGCCCATAGGTCAAAGAAATCTTCTCGTGGCGGTTCTAGATCCCCTGTAAGTCATCGTGATGATCAGAGTAAAGAAAAACACAGAAGACGGTCCAGGTCAGCGTCTTTGGAAGTTAAACATCGATCAAGTGATAAAACAGATCACAGTAGGGAGGAAAAGGAAAAGTCAAAACGTCGTGATCGGAGAAGGTCAAGGTCAAAATCGTTAGAAATTAAGCATGGTTCTGGTGACAAATCGGGTGACACAAAACATAGGGACCGTAGACGGTCCAGGTCAGCATCAGCAGATGAAAAGCATCATAGAAGTTTGGATGGAGGTAAATCAAAACATAGGAGACGGTCCAGGAGTAGGAGTCCAGAAGATAACCACCGTTCGAGCGGTAAAACTGATAGAAACAGGAAGGAGAAGTCAAGGTCAAAGTATCATAGTAGAAGGCAATCCAGGTCAGCATCTCCCGAAGTCAAACGTCACAAAGAAAGTAGAAAATCTCCTGGATGCTCTGATGAACATAAACCAAAACACAGAAGACGGTCAAGatcaaggtcaaggtcaaggtcaaAATCAGCTGAACGTAATCAATTGAACAATCGTGACGATGGGTCTGGTCCCGAAGTCAAACGTCACAAAGAAAGTAGAAAATCTCCTGGACGCTCTGATGAACATAAACCAAAACACAGAAGACGGTCAAGatcaaggtcaaggtcaaggtcaaAATCAGCTGAACGTGATCAATTGAACAATCGTGACGATGTGTCTGGTGATgctaattataatgaaaatcgTTTGAAGGATATTAAGGATGATGCTGATTTTAAATCCGAAGTTTATAGAAATGTTGAGAGGGATGATGAAACAGCCGAGGATGTGTAA
- the LOC110877361 gene encoding splicing regulatory glutamine/lysine-rich protein 1 isoform X1 encodes MADRNLAVVKPIWMKQAEEAKIKSDAEKDAAAKAAFEATFKDVENNREPAALSDSDGDEEEDLSNKPIGPVEPSKSTAAGTGVAGGTACAPSSFVVVTKDADGRKVPNGGAQVKVKVSPGVGVGGSEQEGIVKDMGDGTYTVTYVVPKRGNYMLDVECDGKPIMGSPFPVFFSAGTTTGGLMGFAPQLNYPNMVNQTMPNMPNYSGSVSGAFPGLLGIIPGIVPSASGGVVLPGIGASLGEVCREYLNGRCVKTDCKFNHPPHSLLMTALASTSTMGTLSQAPMAPSAAAMAAAQAIVAAQALQAHASSAQAQSSKDASGPEDKAAKADSLKKTLQISNLSPLLTVDQLKQIFGFCGTVVECSITDSKHFAYIEYSKPEEATAALALNNMDVLGRPLNVEMAKSLPQKPASNSALNSSLPMVMQQAVAMQQMQFQQALLMQQTMNAQQAANRAATMKTATELAAARAAEISMKLKAEGIIGNDDEPVKTLRSPSPVPARSRSKSKSPISYNRRRRSRSFSPHHRVRGYRSRSPIRSRHYSSYEYDRRSFRDYRGGSDRSRRGDYGRSNDRHSYRNRSRSVSPVTRKSYRDGSGSPKRRHESPAHRSKKSSRGGSRSPVSHRDDQSKEKHRRRSRSASLEVKHRSSDKTDHSREEKEKSKRRDRRRSRSKSLEIKHGSGDKSGDTKHRDRRRSRSASADEKHHRSLDGGKSKHRRRSRSRSPEDNHRSSGKTDRNRKEKSRSKYHSRRQSRSASPEVKRHKESRKSPGCSDEHKPKHRRRSRSRSRSRSKSAERNQLNNRDDGSGPEVKRHKESRKSPGRSDEHKPKHRRRSRSRSRSRSKSAERDQLNNRDDVSGDANYNENRLKDIKDDADFKSEVYRNVERDDETAEDV; translated from the exons ATGGCTGATCGTAACTTGGCGGTGGTGAAGCCAATATGGATGAAGCAAGCAGAAGAGGCAAAAATAAAGAGCGATGCTGAGAAAGACGCTGCAGCAAAGGCGGCTTTCGAGGCTACCTTCAAAGACGTTGAGAACAATCGAGAGCCTGCTGCTTTGTCGGATAGTGATGGCGATGAAGAAGAGGATTTGAGTAACAAGCCTATTGGACCGGTGGAACCGTCGAAGAGCACGGCTGCTGGGACTGGTGTTGCTGGAGGAACTGCGTGTGCACCGTCTTCGTTTGTGGTTGTTACGAAGGATGCAGATGGTCGTAAAGTACCCAACGGTGGAGCCCAGGTTAAGGTGAAGGTTTCGCCTGGTGTCGGTGTTGGCGGGTCTGAACAAGAAGGTATTGTTAAGGATATGGGTGATGGGACCTACACTGTTACTTATGTGGTTCCGAAGAGAGGGAATTACATGCTGGATGTTGAGTGTGATGGGAAGCCTATTATGGGAAGCCCGTTTCCAGTTTTCTTCAGTGCAG GCACAACTACAGGAGGGCTTATGGGTTTTGCCCCACAATTGAATTACCCGAATATGGTTAACCAAACTATGCCAAACATGCCGAATTACTCGGGTTCCGTTTCAGGGGCGTTTCCCGGACTGCTCGGTATAATTCCGGGTATTGTTCCTAGTGCTTCGGGTGGGGTTGTTTTGCCCGGTATTGGAGCATCACTTGGGGAAGTTTGCAGAGAATACTTGAACGGACGATGTGTAAAAACGGATTGCAAGTTCAATCATCCACCGCACAGTCTGCTGATGACTGCTTTGGCTTCCACAAGCACCATGGGTACTCTTAGTCAAGCGCCAATGGCACCGTCTGCTGCTGCAATGGCAGCTGCTCAGGCCATTGTTGCCGCTCAAGCACTTCAAGCGCATGCTTCCAGTGCACAAGCCCAGTCGTCTAAAGACGCGTCTG GACCAGAAGATAAGGCAGCAAAGGCTGATTCTTTAAAGAAAACTCTACAAATTAGTAATCTCAGCCCACTGCTTACCGTAGATCAACTAAAACAGATTTTTGGTTTTTGTGGTACAGTTGTCGAGTGTAGTATCACAGATTCAAAGCATTTTGCTTACATAGAATATTCAAAACCCGAAGAAGCAACAGCTGCACTTGCGTTAAACAACATGGATGTTTTAGGTCGTCCATTGAATGTCGAAATGGCAAAATCGTTACCTCAGAAACCTGCCAGTAATTCCGCTCTTAATTCTTCTTTGCCAATGGTGATGCAGCAGGCTGTTGCAATGCAACAAATGCAATTTCAACAGGCTCTTTTAATGCAGCAAACCATGAACGCACAGCAGGCAGCTAATCGAGCTGCAACTATGAAGACCGCAACAGAATTGGCTGCTGCTAGAGCTGCAGAAATAAGTATGAAATTAAAAGCTGAAGGGATTATCGGAAATGATGATGAACCAGTTAAAACTCTCAG GTCACCTTCACCGGTCCCTGCAAGGTCAAGATCCAAATCGAAGTCTCCCATAAGCTATAATAGAAGGCGTAGGTCCCGCTCTTTTTCTCCACATCATCGCGTGAGGGGTTATAGATCCAGGTCACCTATAAGATCTCGCCATTACTCTAGTTATGAATATGACAGACGGTCTTTTCGGGATTACAGGGGCGGTAGTGATAGAAGTAGAAGAGGTGATTACGGCAGATCAAACGATCGACACTCGTATAGGAACCGAAGCAGGAGTGTGAGCCCTGTTACCAGAAAATCATACCGTGATGGGTCAGGATCTCCGAAACGTCGTCATGAAAGCCCAGCCCATAGGTCAAAGAAATCTTCTCGTGGCGGTTCTAGATCCCCTGTAAGTCATCGTGATGATCAGAGTAAAGAAAAACACAGAAGACGGTCCAGGTCAGCGTCTTTGGAAGTTAAACATCGATCAAGTGATAAAACAGATCACAGTAGGGAGGAAAAGGAAAAGTCAAAACGTCGTGATCGGAGAAGGTCAAGGTCAAAATCGTTAGAAATTAAGCATGGTTCTGGTGACAAATCGGGTGACACAAAACATAGGGACCGTAGACGGTCCAGGTCAGCATCAGCAGATGAAAAGCATCATAGAAGTTTGGATGGAGGTAAATCAAAACATAGGAGACGGTCCAGGAGTAGGAGTCCAGAAGATAACCACCGTTCGAGCGGTAAAACTGATAGAAACAGGAAGGAGAAGTCAAGGTCAAAGTATCATAGTAGAAGGCAATCCAGGTCAGCATCTCCCGAAGTCAAACGTCACAAAGAAAGTAGAAAATCTCCTGGATGCTCTGATGAACATAAACCAAAACACAGAAGACGGTCAAGatcaaggtcaaggtcaaggtcaaAATCAGCTGAACGTAATCAATTGAACAATCGTGACGATGGGTCTGGTCCCGAAGTCAAACGTCACAAAGAAAGTAGAAAATCTCCTGGACGCTCTGATGAACATAAACCAAAACACAGAAGACGGTCAAGatcaaggtcaaggtcaaggtcaaAATCAGCTGAACGTGATCAATTGAACAATCGTGACGATGTGTCTGGTGATgctaattataatgaaaatcgTTTGAAGGATATTAAGGATGATGCTGATTTTAAATCCGAAGTTTATAGAAATGTTGAGAGGGATGATGAAACAGCCGAGGATGTGTAA